A region of Paenibacillus sp. 37 DNA encodes the following proteins:
- a CDS encoding HPr family phosphocarrier protein gives MQQTFRITDEDGIHARPATALVNTANKFKGAESFAEANGKKVTLKSILGVLSLGLEQGDTISIIVEGEGEAEALQALTDVMVNEGLGEINA, from the coding sequence ATGCAACAAACATTCAGAATTACAGACGAAGATGGTATCCACGCACGTCCGGCGACAGCCCTGGTAAATACAGCAAACAAATTCAAAGGTGCAGAATCCTTTGCAGAAGCTAACGGTAAAAAAGTAACGTTGAAATCTATTCTGGGTGTTCTTTCCCTCGGATTGGAACAAGGCGACACTATCAGCATCATCGTTGAAGGCGAAGGCGAAGCTGAAGCTCTTCAAGCTTTGACTGACGTTATGGTTAACGAAGGGTTGGGCGAAATTAATGCTTAA